The following proteins are co-located in the Callithrix jacchus isolate 240 chromosome 10, calJac240_pri, whole genome shotgun sequence genome:
- the PGM2L1 gene encoding glucose 1,6-bisphosphate synthase isoform X2 translates to MAENTEEDLNSNLLHAPYHTGDPQLDTAIGQWLRWDKGMYKYLERCFSDFKQRGFVVGYDTRGQVTSSCSSQRLAKLTAAVLLAKDVPVYLFSRYVPTPFVPYAVRKLKAVAGVMITASHNRKEDNGYKVYWETGAQITSPHDKEILKCIEECVEPWNGSWNDNLVDTSPLKRDPLQDICRRYMEDLKMICFYRELNSKTTLKFVHTSFHGVGHDYVQLAFKVFGFKPPIPVPEQKDPDPDFSTVKCPNPEEGESVLELSLRLAEKENARIVLATDPDADRLAAAELQENGCWKVFTGNELAALFGWWMFDCWKKNQSRNADVKNVYMLATTVSSKILKAIALKEGFHFEETLPGFKWIGSRIKDLLENGKEVLFAFEESIGFLCGTSVLDKDGVSAAVVVAEMASYLETMNITLKQQLIKVYETYGYHISKTSYFLCYEPSTIKNIFERLRNFDAPKEYPKFCGTFAILHVRDITTGYDSSQPNKKSVLPVSKNSQMITFTFQNGCVATLRTSGTEPKIKYYAEMCASPDQSDTALLEEELKKLIDGLIENFLQPSKNGLIWRSV, encoded by the exons GGGATGTACAAATACCTTGAGAGATGTTTCTCAGACTTCAAGCAGAGAGGCTTTGTGGTTGGGTATGACACTCGGGGTCAAGTAACTAGCAGCTGCAGCAGCCAGAG gcTTGCTAAACTCACTGCTGCAGTCTTGCTGGCCAAAGATGTTCCTGTGTACCTTTTTTCAAGATATGTTCCTACACCTTTTGTA cCATATGCAGTTCGGAAGCTCAAAGCAGTTGCAGGTGTGATGATTACTGCTTCTCACAACCGCAAGGAAGACAATGGATACAAG GTTTACTGGGAAACTGGTGCTCAGATCACATCTCCTCatgataaagaaattctaaaatgtatagaaGAATGTGTGGAACCCTGGAATGGTTCCTGGAATGATAATTTAGTGGATACCAGTCCACTGAAGAGAGACCCTCTGCAGGACATTTGCAGGAGATACATGGAAGATCTGAAAATGATCTGTTTTTACAG GGAGTTAAACTCAAAGACCACCTTGAAATTTGTGCATACATCTTTTCATGGGGTTGGACATGACTATGTGCAGTTGGCTTTTAAAGTGTTTGGTTTTAAGCCTCCAATTCCAGTACCAGAACAAAAAGATCCTGATCCAGACTTTTCTACTGTTAAATGTCCAAATCCTGAAGAAGGAGAATCTGtgctg GAACTTTCTCTGAgactggcagagaaagaaaatgcccGAATAGTGCTAGCCACAGATCCTGATGCAGACAGACTGGCAGCAGCAGAACTTCAGGAGAA TGGCTGTTGGAAAGTTTTCACAGGGAATGAATTGGCAGCTTTGTTTGGGTGGTGGATGTTTGATTGCtggaagaaaaatcaatcaaGAAATGCTGATGTGAAGAATGTTTACATGTTGGCCACCACGGTCTCTTCTAAAATTTTGAAGGCAATTGCACTTAAAGAAGGATTTCATTTTGAA GAAACATTACCAGGTTTTAAATGGATTGGAAGTAGGATAAAAGACCTCCTGGAAAATGGGAAAGAAGTCCTTTTTGCATTTGAAGAGTCTATTG GTTTTCTCTGTGGAACTTCAGTTTTGGATAAAGATGGGGTGAGTGCAGCTGTTGTGGTTGCTGAGATGGCATCTTACCTGGAAACCATGAATATAACATTGAAACAGCAACTGATTAAGGTTTATGAAAC ATATGGTTATCATATTTCAAAAACTTCCTATTTCTTGTGTTATGAACCATCTAccatcaaaaatatatttgaaaggctTCGTAATTTTGATGCTCCAAAAGAATATCCAAAATTTTGTGGGACATTTGCTATATTGCATGTACGGGACATTACCACTGGATATGACAGTAGCCAGCCTAATAAGAAATCA GTGCTGCCTGTGAGTAAAAACAGCCAAATGATtacatttacttttcaaaatggCTGTGTTGCTACCCTCCGGACAAGTGggacagaaccaaagataaagtATTATGCAGAGATGTGCGCTTCACCTGACCAGAG TGATACTGCTTTACTGGAGGAAGAATTGAAAAAACTCATTGATGGTCTAATTGAGAATTTTCTTCAGCCCAGTAAGAATGGACTGATCTGGCGTTCTGTTTAG